A single region of the Xenopus laevis strain J_2021 chromosome 4L, Xenopus_laevis_v10.1, whole genome shotgun sequence genome encodes:
- the lsm3.L gene encoding U6 snRNA-associated Sm-like protein LSm3: protein MADDGEQQQTTNTVEEPLDLIRLSLDERIYVKMRNDRELRGRLHAYDQHLNMILGDVEETVTTIEIDEETYEEIYKSTKRNIPMLFVRGDGVVLVAPPLRVG from the exons ATGGCGGACGACGGGGAGCAG CAACAAACTACTAATACAGTGGAGGAGCCTCTGGATCTAATCAGACTTAGCCTCGATGAACGGATCTATGTTAAGATGAGGAATGACCGAGAGCTGCGTGGCCGTTTACAC GCATATGATCAGCATTTGAACATGATCCTGGGAGATGTGGAGGAGACCGTGACAACTATAGAGATTGATGAGGAGACGTACGAGGAGATTTacaaa TCCACAAAGCGAAACATCCCAATGCTGTTTGTGAGAGGCGATGGTGTGGTTCTTGTCGCTCCTCCTTTGAGAGTTGGTTGA